The following coding sequences are from one Microbacterium wangchenii window:
- a CDS encoding LacI family DNA-binding transcriptional regulator, translated as MGHGQRATIADVARRAGVSKGLVSFALNNRPGVAPETRTRILAAAGELGWSPSVRGRSLSVGRAFACGLVIGRSPDVIAADPFFPAFIAGLEDAFSVSGQALVLAVATPGRHEAETYRGLAADRRVDGVILTDLRVADPRISLVEGLGLSAVTLGRPDGASPFSSVCVDDGVGIRLAVEHLAALGHRDIAHVAGPAELLHAARRRAAFDVAATRLGLRASVVETDFSAADGARATAHVLDRPERPTAVVYSNDSMALAGMGVAQQRGLSVPRDLSITGFDDTEMGRHVHPSLTSVATDVRGWGAIVARTLLVAVAGGAAEHLTLPDPRLVTRASTCSPSDTATSAAPLEGD; from the coding sequence ATGGGACACGGCCAGCGAGCCACGATCGCCGACGTCGCCCGGCGGGCGGGCGTGAGCAAAGGCCTGGTGTCCTTCGCGCTGAACAACCGCCCGGGTGTCGCACCCGAAACGCGCACGCGCATCCTCGCCGCCGCCGGCGAACTGGGCTGGTCTCCGAGCGTGCGCGGCCGCTCGCTCAGCGTCGGGCGGGCGTTCGCGTGCGGACTGGTGATCGGCCGCAGCCCCGACGTCATCGCCGCCGACCCCTTCTTCCCTGCCTTCATCGCCGGATTGGAAGACGCCTTCTCCGTCTCCGGTCAGGCGCTCGTCCTGGCCGTCGCCACACCCGGCCGCCACGAGGCCGAGACCTACCGGGGGCTCGCCGCCGATCGGCGCGTGGACGGGGTCATCCTCACCGACCTGCGCGTGGCGGATCCGCGCATCTCCCTAGTCGAGGGGCTCGGCCTGTCGGCCGTGACCCTCGGCCGGCCCGACGGAGCGAGCCCGTTCTCCTCGGTGTGCGTCGACGACGGTGTAGGCATCCGCCTGGCCGTGGAGCACCTCGCCGCGCTCGGCCATCGCGACATCGCGCACGTCGCCGGTCCCGCCGAACTCCTCCATGCCGCCCGGCGGCGCGCAGCCTTCGACGTCGCCGCCACCCGGCTCGGACTGCGTGCCTCCGTCGTGGAGACCGACTTCAGCGCCGCAGACGGCGCCAGGGCGACGGCGCACGTGCTCGACCGCCCGGAGCGACCCACGGCGGTCGTGTACTCCAACGACAGCATGGCCCTCGCCGGCATGGGCGTCGCCCAGCAGCGCGGGCTCTCGGTGCCGCGCGACCTGTCGATCACCGGCTTCGACGACACCGAGATGGGCCGGCACGTCCATCCCTCGCTCACGAGCGTGGCGACGGATGTGCGCGGCTGGGGCGCGATCGTCGCGCGCACGCTGCTCGTGGCGGTCGCCGGCGGCGCGGCCGAGCACCTCACGCTTCCCGACCCGCGCCTGGTCACCCGGGCCTCGACCTGCTCACCCTCGGACACCGCGACCTCGGCCGCACCTTTGGAAGGAGATTGA
- a CDS encoding extracellular solute-binding protein, whose translation MRRRILITAATATGILALTACGGGGGGGGGTEGRGEITIWYSNNESEIAWGEQMVEAWNSENPDEQIRAQEIPAGSSSEEVIGAAITAGNAPCLIFNTSPAAVPGFQRQGGLVNLSEFEDGDDYITERSGEVAEQYRSEDGDFYQMPWKSNPVVIFYNKALFEQAGLDPENPALSTYDEFLQTARTLKESGVADFAINPAPTSEFFQSWFDFYPLYAAQTGGTQLVEEGEATFDDENGTAVAEFWRTLYAEQLAGNEQYQGDAFADGYAAMAIVGPWAINVYGEDVDWGAVPVPTQDGTDPAETWTFSDAKNVGMFTACENQATAWDVLKFATSEEQDGIWLEETGQMPLRQDLSETYADFFEANPAYALFGDQAARTVEVPNVPNSVEIWQAFRDGYSRAVIFGEDDVQTFLTDSAEQINELAAGN comes from the coding sequence ATGCGACGACGCATCCTGATCACCGCCGCGACGGCAACCGGCATCCTCGCTCTCACCGCCTGCGGCGGGGGCGGCGGTGGCGGGGGCGGCACGGAGGGCCGCGGCGAGATCACCATCTGGTACTCCAACAATGAGTCGGAGATCGCGTGGGGCGAGCAGATGGTGGAGGCCTGGAACAGCGAGAACCCCGACGAGCAGATCCGCGCGCAGGAGATCCCGGCCGGCTCCTCCAGCGAAGAGGTGATCGGCGCGGCGATCACGGCCGGAAACGCGCCGTGCCTGATCTTCAACACCTCGCCCGCCGCCGTGCCCGGCTTCCAGCGTCAGGGGGGCCTGGTGAACCTGTCGGAGTTCGAAGACGGTGACGACTACATCACCGAGCGCAGCGGTGAGGTCGCCGAGCAGTACCGCTCGGAGGACGGCGACTTCTACCAGATGCCGTGGAAATCCAACCCCGTCGTGATCTTCTACAACAAGGCGTTGTTCGAACAGGCGGGCCTCGATCCGGAGAATCCCGCCCTGTCCACCTACGACGAGTTCCTGCAGACGGCGCGCACTCTCAAGGAGTCCGGCGTCGCGGACTTCGCGATCAACCCCGCTCCCACGAGCGAGTTCTTCCAGTCGTGGTTCGACTTCTACCCGCTGTATGCCGCGCAGACCGGCGGCACGCAGCTCGTCGAGGAGGGCGAGGCGACCTTCGACGACGAGAACGGCACCGCCGTCGCGGAGTTCTGGCGCACCCTGTACGCCGAGCAGCTCGCCGGCAACGAGCAGTACCAGGGCGACGCGTTCGCCGACGGGTACGCCGCGATGGCGATCGTCGGGCCGTGGGCGATCAACGTGTACGGGGAGGATGTGGACTGGGGCGCCGTTCCCGTACCCACCCAGGACGGCACCGACCCCGCAGAGACGTGGACCTTCAGCGACGCGAAGAACGTGGGCATGTTCACCGCGTGCGAGAACCAGGCCACGGCGTGGGACGTGCTGAAGTTCGCCACCAGTGAGGAGCAGGACGGCATCTGGCTGGAGGAGACCGGGCAGATGCCGCTGCGCCAGGACCTCAGCGAGACCTACGCCGACTTCTTCGAGGCCAACCCCGCCTACGCGCTGTTCGGCGACCAGGCCGCCCGCACGGTGGAGGTGCCCAACGTGCCCAACTCCGTGGAGATCTGGCAGGCGTTCCGCGACGGGTACTCACGCGCGGTGATCTTCGGCGAGGACGACGTGCAGACCTTCCTCACCGATAGCGCCGAGCAGATCAACGAGCTGGCGGCGGGTAACTGA
- a CDS encoding carbohydrate ABC transporter permease, with translation MTEVVPGRPVAPAAAAPAVPAGEGRQRRGRRGLLGENPLGILFSAPYIVFVAVVFAYPIVFAVWMSFQDYFFAAPGAVVDRPFVGFANYVTAVTDPAVWRSFLNVGIFLLINVPLTVMLSLLLATALDRVVKARTFFRVSYYVPYVSASVAVVAVWLFLFSNNGLVNNVLGPLAPDPSWLVNSALAMPTIALFVTWKGLGFYILLYLAALQNVSKELYESVSVDGGGRIRQFFSVTVPGVRPATLLVVLLATITGANLFTEPYLLTGGGGPNGASTSPVLLIYQKGIEQQNPDVAAAIGVILIFFVLIIAAVQRRFVGGEER, from the coding sequence ATGACCGAGGTCGTGCCGGGGCGGCCGGTGGCCCCGGCCGCCGCGGCCCCGGCGGTTCCCGCGGGCGAGGGCCGACAGCGCCGTGGCCGGCGCGGACTGCTGGGGGAGAACCCGCTGGGGATCCTCTTCTCCGCCCCCTACATCGTGTTCGTGGCGGTGGTCTTCGCGTACCCGATCGTCTTCGCGGTGTGGATGTCATTCCAGGACTACTTCTTCGCCGCGCCCGGCGCGGTGGTGGATCGTCCGTTCGTCGGGTTCGCGAACTACGTCACGGCGGTGACCGACCCCGCGGTGTGGCGGTCGTTCCTCAACGTGGGGATCTTCCTTCTCATCAACGTGCCCCTCACGGTGATGCTGTCGCTTCTGCTCGCGACGGCGCTGGACCGCGTGGTCAAGGCGCGCACGTTCTTCCGCGTCAGTTACTACGTGCCGTACGTCAGCGCATCGGTGGCCGTCGTGGCGGTGTGGCTGTTCCTCTTCTCCAACAACGGACTGGTCAACAACGTCCTCGGGCCGCTCGCGCCCGATCCGTCGTGGCTGGTGAACTCCGCCCTGGCGATGCCGACGATCGCACTCTTCGTCACGTGGAAGGGGCTGGGCTTCTACATCCTGCTGTACCTCGCGGCACTGCAGAACGTGTCCAAGGAGCTGTACGAGTCGGTCTCGGTCGACGGCGGCGGCCGCATCCGGCAGTTCTTCTCCGTGACCGTGCCGGGGGTGCGCCCGGCGACGCTGCTGGTGGTGCTGCTGGCCACCATCACGGGCGCCAACCTCTTCACCGAGCCGTATCTGCTCACCGGCGGGGGCGGCCCGAACGGGGCGTCCACCTCGCCCGTCCTGCTGATCTATCAGAAGGGCATCGAGCAGCAGAACCCGGATGTCGCCGCCGCCATCGGCGTGATCCTCATCTTCTTCGTGCTGATCATCGCCGCCGTCCAGCGGCGCTTCGTGGGAGGGGAGGAGCGATGA